The genomic window TCTGTAACATGGCAGCCGACGACTCCGCCCCCGCTCCCGAGGGCTACGTCGAGGCCACCGACCTCCAGACGCTCCAGGACGACGGCGCCGCCGTCGCGGCCGCGGACGGGACGCCGATCGCGCTCTTCTACCACGACGGCGAGGTCCACGCGGTCGACAACGCCTGTCCGCACATGGGCTTCCCGCTGATCGAGGGCAGCGTCGACGACGGCATCCTCACCTGCCACTGGCACCACGCCCGCTTCGAACTCTCCTGTGGCGACACGTTCGACCCCTGGGCCGACGACGTGGCGAGCTACCCCACCAGGATCGAGGACGGCCGCGTCTACGTCCGCCCCGAGCCAGCCACCGATCGACCGCCGGAAGAACGCTGGCGCGACCGCCTCGACACCGGCCTCGAGGAGAACCTCCGGCTCGTGATCGCGAAGTCTGTCATCGGGCTCGATGCCGCCGGCGTCCCCGACGAGGAGCCACTCGAGCGCGGGCTCGAATTCGGTGCGACCTACCGCGAATCGGGCTGGAGCTCCGGGCTCACCATCCTCGCCGCGATGGGGAACGTCCTCCCCACGCTCACCGGGCACGATCACCGTCGCGCGCTCTACACCGGACTCCGCCACGTCGCGAGCGACTGTTCGGGCGAACCGCCGAACTTCTCCCAGCCCGCGTTCGACGCCGACGTCGAGCCCGACCGGCTCGTCCGGTGGTTCCGGGACGCCGTGGAAGTCCGCGACCGCGACGGCGTCGAGCGCTGCCTCCGGACCGCCGTCGAGCAAAGCTCGACGGGCCCTCACTCGCAGGCTCCTGAGGACGCCGTCGAGAGCGAGGAGCACGGGCGCGAGACGATCGAGCGGATGCTGTTCGGCGCCGCCACCGACCATCTGTACCTCGATTCGGGCCACAGCCTCGACATGATCAACAAGGCGATCGAGGCGCTCGATCGGACGCAGTGGGCCAACGCCGAACCCATTCTCGCGAGTCTCGTTCCCCGGCTGACCGAGGCGACTCGCATGGAGGAGCGCTCCCAGTGGCGCCAGCCCGTCGACGTCGCGGGCATGTGCTTCGACGCGTTCGACGAACTGGAGGAAGCAGCGGCCCAGGGTGCTAACCTCCGGGCCGAGCGGCGGAACGCCGCCGACGAATCGAACGGCTGGCGGTGGACGCCGGACGACCAGTTCCGCGAGACGCTGCTGTCGGACGACCCCCAGGCAATCGTCGACGCACTGCTCGCCGGCGTCCGGGACGGCGCAGCGCCGAGCGACCTCGCGGCGCCGGTCGTCGACGCCGCCGCGACCCGCGTCGCGCAGTTCGGCACCTCCAACGAGTTCAACGATTGGAACACCGTCCACCACACGTTCACCTACGCCAACGCCGTCCGGGAGGCAGCGCTACGGACTGAAGCCGACGCACTGTACCGCGGCGTCTTCGACACGGCGATCTCCGTCTACCTGGATCGGTTCCTCAACAGCCCGCCCGCAACGATCCCCGAACCGGACGGCGATGGAGACCCCGAATCACTCCGCGAAGACCTGCTCGACGCGATGGATCGCGAGGGCGCTGTGAACGAGGCCGGACGGGCCGCGGTCGAGTGGCTCGCCGTCGCCGACGGGCCCGAGGCGGTCTGGACCACGCTCGGCGAGACGCTGCTCCGGGAAGACGCCGGGTTCCACACGCTCCAGAACTACGAGGCCGGCTGGCGGCAGTTCCACAGAGCCGCGAGCGGTAGCGAGCGGCGCAGAGCACTGGTAGCCGTCGCCCGCTACCAGGCGGCCCACTTCCCGACGCGACGCGAGGCCGAGCAGACGTTCTCGATCGCGACGCGGCTGCATCGAGGGGAGAAGCTGCACGAGTAACGGACGTAGTGGGCCTGGACAGCCGGAGACGTAGTTCGGCGACAAAATCACTCCGGGTGGGACTGGAAGGGGCCGACCGCTCGCGTGCTCCCACGAAGCAAGCACTGCAGCGAAGGAGCGCTAGCGACTGAGCGAAAGCGCGTGGATTGAGAGAGCGAGCTCTCTCGTCATCTCGAAAGACGCGTCGCGTCTTTCGGCGACAGCGAGTGAGAGTGCGCGAGCGGGAGGGGGCTTCCGGGCGGTTTGTGGTTGCTGAAGACCGTCGCGAGACCTAGTCAGACGCCTCCTCCGCGGCCTCCAGCGTCTGCGAGAACTCCTCGATCGGGTGGACCGAGTAGTCCACCGACAGCGTGTCGTGGGTCGCGCGAATCTTCCCGACGAAGGTCGAGATCTCCGGCAGGGTACCCTCCAGGACGAACAGTTCCATGCAGTAGCGCTCCGCGACGTGGCTGTGGAAGTTGGAGGCGACGAGGTGCTCGTGCTCGTGGCGGAGTTCGGTCATGCGCTGCTCGACGTTGGTGGTCTCGTAGTCGAAGACGACGGTGACGACGCCCATCAGCTCCTTGTCCTCGAGGCTCGCGTCCTCGAACTCGCCGAGCAGATTTCGGCTGGCCTCCCGGACGACCTCGCTGCGGCCGGTGTAGCCGTGTTCCTCGGAGAACTCGTCGAGGCGATCGAGCAATTCGTCGGGCATCGAGACGGAGACGACTGCCATGTGTTACTGGAGAGTGTGACGATTACCTAAGGCTTGCTAATATAGCGAGAGATAGAGGACTCGATTAACAAATTCGCCAGTCATCCATCTGTGGAAATCGACCGGTCACGGAAGGTACGACGCTGGCAGACGAATTAGATGAGGTCCGGGGTCAGTAGAACCACACGTAGTCGCCCCCCTCATCGTGCTTTTCTAGAAATCGTTTCCCTGCCTGGACGCTTCGTAGCGTGATGGTGCCTCGGCCCTTCTCACGCACGAGTCCGATCGCAACGAGATCGTCGATCGCTTCGTCCAACTGGTCACCATCGTAGCCTCCACACCAGCCTTTTAGCGTCTGACGCTGCACATGACGAGTCTTCGCGACGGGCTCACGGACCATCGTAGAGACCACCTGCAGATGAGTATCGTTCCAAGATTCCATACGTAGTCCTCATCTGTAAATGCTGGTTCGACTGACAAAAGTGTTTCGATGCAGCACAAGTCCGTTCTAATACAGTGTTCTATACCTCCATCATAGATGCGATTCCGCACAAACCGTTAACACTATGTACTGAAGGACAGTACACTACTGTAAGAACAGAGGCGCATCAGCAATGCTGGTGTGTCGTGTTCGGGCAAGATACCGTGCCCAGTGATAGCTATGTCCGGAATGGAAAACGAAGAAAGCCAGCATTACACGGATAACGCAGCCCTCACCCGCCTATTCGGCGACAGTCCCCGGACGAAGATCCTCGCCGTATTGCTCCAGCAGGGCCGTGACACGAACGTCAGCACGATTGCGGACGTCGGGGGCATGAGCCGGAGCTCCGTCTATCGCCATCTGGACGATCTGATCGAGCTCGGCGTCGTCGAGAAGACGCGGGAGATCGGCGGAAGCCCACTGTATCAGATCGACAAGGAGAACCGAGTTTCCAAAGAACTCGCCGAGCTAGAGTGGGCACTCGTCGACGAGATCGCCGAGGAGACGGACGAGGGCGTGGACGACGACTTCGAGATCCCGGAGTCGCCCCCGGATTCCAACTAGGGTCCGTCTCTGTTTCGGGGACTTTTGAAGCGTATGGAGGAGAATTCTAGAACAGGTTACGCTACTCCTCGCCGTCCAGATCCTGCCAGCACAGCCGAGGGTTCCGCGCCGCACTCGTCTGGTCGATCCGCTTCGCGGCGGTCCGCTCGGGCGCGTTCGCCAGGGTCTCGTCGTCCTCGGCCTGGACGGCGTCGAAGGCCGCGGCGAGCTGGTCGAGCGAGTCTCGCGACTCGACCTCCGTCGGCTCGGTCATCAGCGCCTCCGGCACGATCTCGGGCCACTTCGTCGTCGGTGGGTGGACGCCGTGGTCGAGCATGCGCTTGGCCACCTCCGCGGCGTCGCGGTCGCCGGCGGAGGCCACGAACTCGTGGTGGAACGGGCCGTACGGCACGTCGTAGTGCAGTTGGCTCGCGAGGTAGTTCGCGTTGAGTACGGCCTTCGCGCTGGCGTCGCTCAGGCCCTCGTCGCCGAGCCGCGCGATGTACGCGGCTGCTTTCAGGAGCACCAGCCAGTTGCCGTCGAAGCCGTGGACCTTGCCGATGGAGTGCTCGGGCGTGTAGCGCTCGAACGTCGGGATCGTGGCGCCGGCGCGCTCGCTGTCTTCGCCGGCACGCTCGCTGTCTTCGCCGGCGCCGGTGGTCTTCCGGACGTGCGGATCGGGCAGGAACTCGGCGAGGCGCTCCGCGACGCCGACCGGGCCCGCGCCCGGGCCACCGCCGCCGTGGGGCGTCGCGAACGTCTTGTGGACGTTGTAGTGCATCACGTCGAAGCCCATGTCGCCGGGGCGAGCGCGGCCCAACAGTGCGTTGAGGTTCGCGCCGTCGTAGTAGAGCAGCCCGCCAACGTCGTGGACGAGATCGGCGATCTCCTCGATGTCGCGCTCGAAGAGCCCGAGCGTGTTCGGGTTCGTGAGCATGAGGGCGGCGGTGTCCTCCGAGAGCGCCCCTTCCAGCGCGTCGACGTCGACGCGGCCGTCCTCGCCGCTGGGCAACTCGACGACCTCGTAGCCGCCCATCGCCGCCGAGGCGAAGTTCGTGCCGTGAGCAGTGTCGGGGACGATGACCTCCGAGCGGTCGTCGCCGTTGGCCTCGTGGTAGGCCTTCGCGATCAGGATGCCAGCGAACTCGCCGGCGGCCCCTGCGGGCGGCTGGAGCGTGACGGCGTCCATGCCGCCGATGGCTGCGAGGTCCTCCTGGAGGCGGTGCATGACCGCGAGGATCCCCTGTGCGGCCTCGTCGGAGCGGTCCGGATGGACCAGCGCGTTCGGATCGGCAGCGAGGTCCTCGACGTACCACGGGTTGTACTTCATCGTGCAGGAGCCCAGCGGGTACGGGCCGTGCTCGACGCCGTAGGTCATCTCCGAGAGCCGGGTGTAGTGCCGTGCGAGCTGGGGTTCCGCGGGATCCGGGAGCGTGAGTTCGTTCCGGGTAAGGTCGTCCGGCAGGTCGACGTCGACCTCCACCGTCCGATCGTCGGATTCCGAGAGCAGGGGCTCGTACACCGGCGCGTCGTCTCGCGACCATCTGGCCTGATCGAACTTCATTGGAAATCACCTCGAAACGGCGCAGCAGTTGGAGAGACTGCGACCGCAGCCGTCTCCCAAAGCCCTCGGCCGTTCGAACGCCCTCGCTCGCTGCGCTCCTCGGCCTCCGGCCTGCGGTGCTTTCGTCGCGAGGCCGCGTCGAACGGCCTCGCCCTTTGGAAGTCCGCCAGGCGGTGGTTGCTGTGGAAGCTGGGACTTCCCGGGCCTCGAAGCTCGCTGGGGCCAGGTGGGCAAAGGCCAATTCGACCAGCCACCCCGCCCTGGCGGAATGAAAGGGCGAGGCGGGCTCGCGCGCGGTCAGCCGGCCCTATCCGAGCGAAGCGAGGATATCCGGCTGAGCGCGCGCGAGAGCGCCGAGGGCTTTCGAGGCGTTTGCGGCTGCGGTCGCGGTTATCGCAGTCCCAGTTCATCGAACCACCTCCATGGCCTCGACGAGGTCACCGACGTGCTCCCGATTCGTGTCCGTCACGCAGAGTTGCAACCGGTCCTCATCCAGCACGTGGACGGCGAAGCCTTCCTCGCGGAGACCAGCACCGATCGTCGCCGCGGAGGCATCGGTCTCGACGACGAACTCGCGGAAGTGCGCCTTGTCGTGGACCGGGGCCGCGTACCCCGGAAGATCGTCGATCGTCGCGGCGAGGGATGCCGGCTCCTCGATGCACGTCTGGGCTAGCTCGACGAGCCCCTCGGGTCCGAGCGAGACGGCGTGCATCGCCGAGCGCAGCGCGACCCACGCCTGGTTCGTACAGACGTTCGAGGTCGCGCGCTCCTTGCGGATGTGTTGCTCCCGAGTCTGGAGCGTGAGCGTGTACGCCCGGTTGCCGTCGGCGTCCTCGCTCGCCCCGACGAGTCGCCCGGGAACCTGCCGGAGGAACTCGTCCCGTGTGGCGAAGAGGCCGAGGCCAGTCCCGAAGCTCGCGGGCAGGCCGAGCACGCTCGCGTCGCCGACGACGACGTCGGCGCCGAGGACGGCCGGCCGTTCGAGCACCGAGAGCGCGATCGGATCCGAGCCGAGCGTGAACAGCGCGTCGTGCTCGTCGGCGAGGTCACCGATCGCCGCGAGGTGTGGATCGAGCGTCCCGCGGACCGTCGGCGACTCGGCGTAGACCATCGCGACGTCCGCATCGACCCGCCCGCGGAGGGCTTCGACGTCCGCAACGCCGTCGTCGTGGGGATAGGCCTCGACGCGGAGGTCGGTCCCGCCGACGTAGTTCTCGAGGACCGACCGCCGTTCCTCGCGGAGCAGTTCCGGAACGAGCACCACGTCGCCGCTGGTCGCCCGGACGCGTTTCGCGAGCAGGGCGGCCTCGCCGAGCGCGGTCGCGGCGTCGTACAGCGAGCAGTTCGCGACGTCGAGCCCGGTGAGTTCGACGACGATCGACTGGTACTCGAAGAGCGCCTGCAGGAAGCCCTGCGCGACCTCGGGCTGGTACTGCGTGTAGCTCGTGAGGAACTCCGAGCGGTCGGCGAGGTGCTCGACCGCCGAGGGAACGTAGTGGTCGTAGTGGCCGCGGCCGAGGAACTCGATCTGCTCGTCGGTGTCGTCGAGCTGTTCGGTGAACTCGGCGCGGACGGTCTGCTCGTCGCGCGATTCGATCCCGAACTCGCCGTCGAAGCGGACCGAGTCGGGGACGTCGAAGAGGTCCTCGACGGTCTCGGCGCCGACGGCGTCGAGCATCGCTGCCGTCTCTTCGGGCGTATGTGGGGCGAAAGGAGTGCCGGTGTCGTGGCCGGTCATGAATAACCTCGTGGGATACGACAGGATTCTGTCCGGGGCCTACTGAAGTCACGGGTTTCGGACGGTCGGACTGCCGTGTACGCAGGAGCACGTAATCGAGGGCTACGCCCCAGGATCGTACGCTGGGGATCGGCCCGGCACTGGGACCGTGGAACCGATACCGGACGCTCGGAAGATTTTCGTCCCAGAACCGACGATCTCCAGTCGTGTCTTCTCGCAGGTCAGTACTCCTTGAGGAGATGGTATCGCCCGAAATCGAGGCAGCGATCGAAGACGGCACGCGCACGGCGGTCGTCGCCGTCGGCTCGATCGAACAGCACGGTCCCCACCTCCCGGTGAACATGGACACGCTCGACGGCGACGAACTCGCCCGGCGGATCGCCGTGGAACTGGGCGACGCGCTCGCCGCACCGACGATCCGGCCCGGCTGCTCCGGCCACCACATGGCATTCCCGGGGACCATCACGATCCCGCCCGAGACCCTGATGGACGTGATCAGGGGCTACTGTCGGTCGCTCGACGAGCACGGGTTCGAGCACGTCGTACTGGTGCCGACCCACGGCGGTAACTTCGGCCCCGTCAAAACCGTCGCACCCGAGATCGCCCGCGAGGTCGACGCGACCGTGATTCCGCTCGCGGACCTCGACGAGCACATGCAGCTCCTGAACGACGGGCTCGCCAAGGCCGGAATCGACTACCAGCAGGACGTGATCCACGCCGGTGCGGCGGAGACCGCGATCGTGCTGGCGATCGACGAGGGGCTCGTCCGGACCGAGGAGATGGAACCCGGTCCCGAAGGCGAGTTCTCCACGGCCCGGCTCCTCAGCGAGGGGTTCGACGCGATCACGGAGAACGGCGTCCTCGGCGATCCACGGGAAGCGACCGCCGAGGCCGGCGAGACGATCGTCCAGACGGTCGTCGACGCCTACGTCGAGGCGATCGAAGCAGAGC from Salinarchaeum sp. Harcht-Bsk1 includes these protein-coding regions:
- the nikR gene encoding nickel-responsive transcriptional regulator NikR, whose product is MAVVSVSMPDELLDRLDEFSEEHGYTGRSEVVREASRNLLGEFEDASLEDKELMGVVTVVFDYETTNVEQRMTELRHEHEHLVASNFHSHVAERYCMELFVLEGTLPEISTFVGKIRATHDTLSVDYSVHPIEEFSQTLEAAEEASD
- a CDS encoding creatininase family protein, with protein sequence MSSRRSVLLEEMVSPEIEAAIEDGTRTAVVAVGSIEQHGPHLPVNMDTLDGDELARRIAVELGDALAAPTIRPGCSGHHMAFPGTITIPPETLMDVIRGYCRSLDEHGFEHVVLVPTHGGNFGPVKTVAPEIAREVDATVIPLADLDEHMQLLNDGLAKAGIDYQQDVIHAGAAETAIVLAIDEGLVRTEEMEPGPEGEFSTARLLSEGFDAITENGVLGDPREATAEAGETIVQTVVDAYVEAIEAERSAV
- a CDS encoding Rieske (2Fe-2S) protein, with protein sequence MAADDSAPAPEGYVEATDLQTLQDDGAAVAAADGTPIALFYHDGEVHAVDNACPHMGFPLIEGSVDDGILTCHWHHARFELSCGDTFDPWADDVASYPTRIEDGRVYVRPEPATDRPPEERWRDRLDTGLEENLRLVIAKSVIGLDAAGVPDEEPLERGLEFGATYRESGWSSGLTILAAMGNVLPTLTGHDHRRALYTGLRHVASDCSGEPPNFSQPAFDADVEPDRLVRWFRDAVEVRDRDGVERCLRTAVEQSSTGPHSQAPEDAVESEEHGRETIERMLFGAATDHLYLDSGHSLDMINKAIEALDRTQWANAEPILASLVPRLTEATRMEERSQWRQPVDVAGMCFDAFDELEEAAAQGANLRAERRNAADESNGWRWTPDDQFRETLLSDDPQAIVDALLAGVRDGAAPSDLAAPVVDAAATRVAQFGTSNEFNDWNTVHHTFTYANAVREAALRTEADALYRGVFDTAISVYLDRFLNSPPATIPEPDGDGDPESLREDLLDAMDREGAVNEAGRAAVEWLAVADGPEAVWTTLGETLLREDAGFHTLQNYEAGWRQFHRAASGSERRRALVAVARYQAAHFPTRREAEQTFSIATRLHRGEKLHE
- the gcvPA gene encoding aminomethyl-transferring glycine dehydrogenase subunit GcvPA, whose protein sequence is MTGHDTGTPFAPHTPEETAAMLDAVGAETVEDLFDVPDSVRFDGEFGIESRDEQTVRAEFTEQLDDTDEQIEFLGRGHYDHYVPSAVEHLADRSEFLTSYTQYQPEVAQGFLQALFEYQSIVVELTGLDVANCSLYDAATALGEAALLAKRVRATSGDVVLVPELLREERRSVLENYVGGTDLRVEAYPHDDGVADVEALRGRVDADVAMVYAESPTVRGTLDPHLAAIGDLADEHDALFTLGSDPIALSVLERPAVLGADVVVGDASVLGLPASFGTGLGLFATRDEFLRQVPGRLVGASEDADGNRAYTLTLQTREQHIRKERATSNVCTNQAWVALRSAMHAVSLGPEGLVELAQTCIEEPASLAATIDDLPGYAAPVHDKAHFREFVVETDASAATIGAGLREEGFAVHVLDEDRLQLCVTDTNREHVGDLVEAMEVVR
- the gcvPB gene encoding aminomethyl-transferring glycine dehydrogenase subunit GcvPB; this encodes MKFDQARWSRDDAPVYEPLLSESDDRTVEVDVDLPDDLTRNELTLPDPAEPQLARHYTRLSEMTYGVEHGPYPLGSCTMKYNPWYVEDLAADPNALVHPDRSDEAAQGILAVMHRLQEDLAAIGGMDAVTLQPPAGAAGEFAGILIAKAYHEANGDDRSEVIVPDTAHGTNFASAAMGGYEVVELPSGEDGRVDVDALEGALSEDTAALMLTNPNTLGLFERDIEEIADLVHDVGGLLYYDGANLNALLGRARPGDMGFDVMHYNVHKTFATPHGGGGPGAGPVGVAERLAEFLPDPHVRKTTGAGEDSERAGEDSERAGATIPTFERYTPEHSIGKVHGFDGNWLVLLKAAAYIARLGDEGLSDASAKAVLNANYLASQLHYDVPYGPFHHEFVASAGDRDAAEVAKRMLDHGVHPPTTKWPEIVPEALMTEPTEVESRDSLDQLAAAFDAVQAEDDETLANAPERTAAKRIDQTSAARNPRLCWQDLDGEE
- a CDS encoding helix-turn-helix transcriptional regulator, which produces MENEESQHYTDNAALTRLFGDSPRTKILAVLLQQGRDTNVSTIADVGGMSRSSVYRHLDDLIELGVVEKTREIGGSPLYQIDKENRVSKELAELEWALVDEIAEETDEGVDDDFEIPESPPDSN